The Peptococcaceae bacterium 1198_IL3148 nucleotide sequence CACCTCACCAGTGGCCATGTTGGGATTAATCGTTCCTTCGGGGCGGGCATAAACCTTACCTTTAACGGCAATTACCCACTCGTTGCGAATGGCTTCTGCCAAGTGAAAGGCTTGTTGGTCAACTTCTGGACTAAACACCACCTGCACCAAACCCCAACGGTCGCGCAGATCCACAAATATTAAACCGCCATGATCACGGCGCCGTTGCACCCAACCCATTAATACCACTTGTTGCTCTACATGGGTACTGTTCATTTGCCCACATTTATGAGTTCTCTTTAACCCTTGCATTTTATTGACCTCCCAATATTTCAATCGCTTTTTGCCAATCTATTTCTTGTTGTTCACCATTAGCCATGTCCTTTAACACCACAGTATTGTTGACTATTTCATTTTCACCAATGATGGCAACATAACGGGCATTAATTTTACCCGCATATTTCATCTGTGCTTTCAAACTACGGCCGTTATAATCTTTGTCGGCAACAAACCCTTGGGCCCGGACGTAAGACAAAAATTTAAAGGCCACCTCTTCGGCTTCTGATCCCGCTGTGACCACAAACACGTCGGGATGCCACTGTTGGGGAATTGCCACTCCCTGTTTTTCCATCACCAATAGAATTCTTTCCAAACCAAGGGCATAACCAATACCAGGGATTTCTGGTCCGCCACAGGCTTCCACCAGACCATTATAACGGCCACCGCCGCCAACGGAACTTTGGGCACCGATATCTTTGGTCATAATTTCAAAGGCAGTATGGGTGTAATAATCTAACCCCCGGACCAAATTGTGGTCCACCACATATTCAATGCCTAACACATCCAGTTGGGCCTGCACTTCCTTAAAGAAGCTGGCACACTCATCGCACAGGCAGTCAGTAATGGTTGGCGCCCCTGCAGACAGTTGATTACATTTTTCATTTTTACAATCTAGAATCCGCAGTGGGTTTCTATCAAAACGCCCCTGGCAATCTTTACAATAATGCTCTAAGTTGGGTCTAAAAAACCCTTGCAGTTTTTCTCTTAGTTTCGGTCGGCAATGGGGACAACCCAAACTGTTAATATGCAGTTCTAAATTCTTTAGACCCAGGCGTTCATAAACTTTCATGGCCATGGCAATTACTTCCGCATCGATTCCCGGGCTGTGGGCACCCAACACTTCTACGCCAAATTGGTGAAATTGCCGATAGCGACCGGCCTGGGGGCGATCATAGCGAAACATTGGTCCAATATAGTAAAGTTTTACTGGTTGTGGTCCAGCATACAATTTATTCTCCAAGTAAGAACGTACCACCGCTGCTGTCCCTTCGGGACGCAAGGTAATGCTGCGATCGCCCCGGTCGGTAAAGGTATACATTTCCTTTTCCACTATATCGGTGGTTTCGCCCACGCCGCGCTTAAACAACTCGGTATGTTCAAAAATCGGAGTGCGGATTTCTCTGTAACTGTAAGTACGGCAGACATCCCTAATTACGTTTTCGATGTATTGCCATTTTTCTACGTCCCCGGGAAGAATATCGTTGGTTCCCCGCGGTTTGGTGGTTAGCACATTGATCCCTCCACTTTTCTTATACTGGCTTTTGTTAGCCTTATCTTTCTGGTGGTAAAAATAAAAAACCCGTCCCTGGCTATGCTTAATTGCGCATACCCAGGGACGGGATAATTTCCCGTGGTGCCACCCTGATTGAACCTATAACGGTTCCACTTAACGGCGATAACGGTGCCACCGGGTAAACCTACTGAAAGATCATTGATATCGTTCGGTCACCACTCATGGGTGTTCTTCAACGCCACCTCTGTGGACAGGCTTTCAGTCTAGGACCTGTCTTCCCTGAACAGATGAAATAACGTTTACTTTTCCCAATCATCGATTTGACAATTTTATAAAGACTAACAAGATTGTAATAAACCAGCATTAATTTGTCAACCGCAGTAACTTTATAAATTTTCCAGTGCCAACGATAAACTGGCACCCGGGGTGAAGGTTTCACCATCTGTAATATCTTCGACAAAACCAATGTTTTTGGGTAAGCAATAGTTCAATTGATAATTATCGCCGTTGTCAAGTTGAATGTTGATAATATGG carries:
- the hisS gene encoding histidine--tRNA ligase is translated as MLTTKPRGTNDILPGDVEKWQYIENVIRDVCRTYSYREIRTPIFEHTELFKRGVGETTDIVEKEMYTFTDRGDRSITLRPEGTAAVVRSYLENKLYAGPQPVKLYYIGPMFRYDRPQAGRYRQFHQFGVEVLGAHSPGIDAEVIAMAMKVYERLGLKNLELHINSLGCPHCRPKLREKLQGFFRPNLEHYCKDCQGRFDRNPLRILDCKNEKCNQLSAGAPTITDCLCDECASFFKEVQAQLDVLGIEYVVDHNLVRGLDYYTHTAFEIMTKDIGAQSSVGGGGRYNGLVEACGGPEIPGIGYALGLERILLVMEKQGVAIPQQWHPDVFVVTAGSEAEEVAFKFLSYVRAQGFVADKDYNGRSLKAQMKYAGKINARYVAIIGENEIVNNTVVLKDMANGEQQEIDWQKAIEILGGQ